From a single Aurantiacibacter gangjinensis genomic region:
- a CDS encoding MBL fold metallo-hydrolase — MAVMALPDQPWPTGDVERPEPLVARVLAPNASPFTYTGTQTYLVGSEDGLAVIDPGPDDKQHIAALLAAIGDAEIVAIMCTHTHRDHSPAAAPLAEATGAPIVGCGPLVINTDEPRLDAAFDRTYAPDRVLADGESVSAPGWTLTAIATPGHTSNHLCFALEESGAVFTGDHVMGWSTSIIVPPDGDMGHYLESLALLYERKQDKVYYPAHGPAVTKPHQLVRSTLGHRRAREKQIGKLLAGGVPAKAGTSRSKSQRSQPSLGLTIEDLVPVMYKGLDERMWPAAGLSVKAHLLDMERRGIVSRSGDIWQTI, encoded by the coding sequence ATGGCCGTGATGGCCCTGCCCGATCAACCCTGGCCCACCGGCGACGTGGAGCGGCCCGAACCGCTGGTCGCGCGCGTGCTGGCGCCCAATGCCTCGCCCTTCACCTATACGGGCACGCAGACCTATCTGGTGGGCAGCGAGGACGGGCTGGCGGTGATCGACCCCGGCCCGGACGACAAACAGCACATCGCCGCGCTGCTGGCCGCAATCGGCGATGCCGAGATCGTCGCGATCATGTGCACGCACACCCACCGCGACCACTCTCCCGCCGCCGCACCGCTGGCCGAAGCGACAGGCGCGCCCATCGTCGGCTGCGGGCCGCTGGTCATCAATACGGACGAGCCGCGCCTCGATGCCGCTTTCGACCGCACTTACGCGCCCGACCGTGTGCTGGCCGATGGCGAGAGCGTATCCGCCCCCGGCTGGACGCTCACCGCCATCGCCACGCCCGGTCACACATCCAACCACCTGTGCTTCGCTTTGGAAGAGAGCGGCGCGGTCTTCACAGGCGACCATGTCATGGGCTGGTCGACCAGTATCATTGTGCCGCCCGACGGCGATATGGGCCATTATCTCGAAAGCTTGGCGCTCCTCTACGAGCGCAAGCAGGACAAGGTCTATTACCCCGCCCACGGCCCTGCGGTGACAAAACCGCACCAGCTTGTCCGCAGCACGCTGGGCCATCGCCGCGCGCGCGAAAAACAGATCGGCAAGCTTCTGGCAGGCGGTGTCCCAGCGAAGGCTGGGACCTCGCGCAGTAAGAGCCAGAGGTCCCAGCCTTCGCTGGGACTCACGATAGAGGACCTCGTCCCGGTCATGTATAAAGGCCTTGACGAGCGAATGTGGCCTGCGGCCGGACTGAGCGTCAAGGCGCACCTACTCGACATGGAACGGCGCGGCATCGTCAGCCGTTCGGGCGATATATGGCAGACGATCTGA
- a CDS encoding Brp/Blh family beta-carotene 15,15'-dioxygenase yields the protein MWAALPFVVGALAVVAHIAGEAPAIALGALFFLLGTAHGAGDEQDGEIRRFGLWSALAYIVAGLAIAAFFAVMPLAGLTLFLALSTWHFARSDDAVLWRGVAFAALATGGSMLFRFDETAAIFAALVGEQLPLPWLYAWAAVGVVGVACAAIRLWKHPRDFPIWLTLGAVAFLHPVLAVGTAFLVGHALPLQREQIDRYGARAVAMAQAPTTILAIIGAAGVAAAWLNGWLPLTLMAAIAFGFTTPHMLAERLER from the coding sequence GTGTGGGCCGCCCTTCCTTTTGTCGTCGGCGCGTTGGCGGTGGTGGCCCACATCGCCGGAGAAGCGCCCGCCATCGCGCTGGGTGCGCTTTTCTTCCTGCTGGGCACCGCGCATGGTGCCGGGGATGAGCAGGACGGCGAAATCCGCCGTTTCGGCCTATGGTCGGCGCTGGCTTATATCGTCGCGGGCCTTGCCATCGCGGCGTTCTTCGCGGTCATGCCGCTCGCTGGCCTCACCCTCTTCCTGGCGCTATCGACGTGGCACTTTGCACGATCCGACGATGCCGTGCTATGGCGCGGCGTAGCCTTCGCGGCCTTGGCGACCGGCGGATCGATGCTGTTCCGCTTCGATGAAACGGCGGCGATCTTCGCTGCCTTGGTAGGCGAACAGCTGCCGCTGCCATGGCTCTATGCGTGGGCCGCGGTTGGCGTCGTAGGCGTGGCGTGCGCGGCGATACGCCTCTGGAAACATCCGCGTGATTTCCCGATTTGGCTGACACTTGGCGCGGTCGCTTTTCTCCACCCGGTACTGGCGGTCGGAACCGCCTTCCTCGTCGGCCACGCCCTCCCGCTCCAGCGCGAGCAGATAGACCGCTATGGCGCGCGCGCGGTCGCCATGGCGCAGGCGCCAACCACCATTCTCGCGATTATCGGAGCCGCAGGCGTGGCCGCAGCCTGGCTAAACGGATGGCTGCCGCTGACGCTAATGGCCGCCATCGCCTTCGGCTTCACCACCCCGCACATGCTGGCGGAGCGGCTGGAGCGTTAG
- a CDS encoding YdcH family protein, giving the protein METSHVHALQQKHSGLDKQLREEMNRPAPDSAKIQALKKMKLRVKEEIALN; this is encoded by the coding sequence ATGGAAACTTCGCATGTCCACGCCCTTCAGCAAAAGCATTCCGGGCTCGACAAACAGCTGCGCGAAGAGATGAACAGGCCCGCTCCCGACAGTGCGAAGATCCAGGCGCTCAAGAAAATGAAGCTGCGTGTGAAAGAAGAGATCGCGCTGAACTGA
- a CDS encoding bacteriorhodopsin — protein sequence MVPVEAQLPAESANGALTGSIENLIPLTAGEYTTGSLILMVSYGAHFAFILYFLFAAMQVAPRYRLVPIMSALVMASAGLSLFREFSLWEASYAFDGAMYQPLAEGNSFTNAFRYGNWTITVPILLTQLPIAFALARPDLHKRALRMIIPGVLMIWTGLYGQFGETGDWSRLNIWGVISTVFFVWLIIEVRGVITAGIANSPPAISAWPRRLFWYFLATWGIYPIAYALPQLGFTGDIVVTRQLLFSIADISTKLIFGIILSRYVLRRSALEGYVPAAEALSTEPVASKVASQRGD from the coding sequence ATGGTTCCAGTAGAAGCGCAGCTTCCGGCCGAGAGCGCCAACGGTGCTCTTACAGGCAGTATTGAAAACCTTATTCCCCTGACCGCTGGCGAATATACCACCGGATCGCTGATCCTGATGGTGAGCTACGGCGCGCATTTCGCTTTCATCCTGTATTTCCTGTTCGCCGCCATGCAGGTGGCGCCGCGCTATCGGCTAGTGCCGATCATGTCTGCCCTCGTTATGGCGAGCGCGGGCCTCAGTCTGTTCCGCGAATTTTCGCTGTGGGAAGCAAGCTATGCCTTCGACGGCGCGATGTACCAGCCGCTAGCTGAGGGGAACAGCTTTACCAACGCCTTCCGCTACGGCAACTGGACGATCACCGTCCCGATCCTGCTGACGCAGCTGCCCATCGCCTTTGCACTGGCGAGGCCCGATCTGCACAAGCGGGCGCTACGTATGATCATTCCCGGCGTGCTGATGATCTGGACCGGGCTTTACGGCCAGTTCGGTGAAACCGGTGACTGGTCGCGCCTGAACATCTGGGGTGTGATCTCCACCGTGTTCTTTGTGTGGCTCATTATCGAGGTGCGCGGCGTTATCACCGCCGGTATCGCCAACAGTCCCCCGGCCATTTCCGCATGGCCACGCCGCCTGTTCTGGTACTTCCTCGCCACCTGGGGCATCTACCCCATCGCCTACGCCTTGCCGCAGCTTGGCTTCACCGGCGATATCGTGGTGACGCGCCAGCTGCTGTTCTCCATCGCCGACATTTCGACGAAGCTGATCTTCGGCATCATCCTGTCGCGCTATGTCCTGCGTCGCAGCGCGCTGGAAGGCTATGTCCCCGCCGCCGAGGCGCTGAGCACCGAGCCTGTGGCATCCAAGGTCGCATCGCAGCGCGGCGACTGA
- a CDS encoding DUF2254 family protein codes for MSKLQFPDGPYLGRLGWIAHRIVASYWGLPLLAVFSSWPAALLILHLDREGLSDTIRNADLSIVANADAAQQVVTSAVAINAAFLTLYFSLTLLVLTVASSNLGVRLVDRWLDKGLVRVSLAGLAFTLLFSLGALGAVDADAPFEELPLGLVTTTVFLQGVNVAMLTIALHDLGRTIFVDRSIANLGEDAKAGPVSVEARDPADLDWAQRVCSPREGYVEGNNLDRLAKHLDGRGGIVRVCAAPGQHVLEGETLLLLEQDVSGSVDEGKLLGCVPVGDFRSDGQGAVFRIRLLVEIAARALSPAVNDFYTALTAADRLGAAVLGQRKNWVDQGQVAAYRNGTLFELPGQDFRGLFEDPLNAFRQAGCQYPSVSIRMINNYARIRDIVLDDGQSDQFAEFLEKLARELRDHAMSVTDYDGDRKDIADAFTEGFEKDETHTRGTP; via the coding sequence TTGTCAAAACTGCAGTTTCCCGACGGTCCGTACCTTGGAAGGCTCGGCTGGATAGCGCATAGAATCGTCGCAAGTTACTGGGGTTTACCGCTGCTGGCAGTGTTTTCCTCATGGCCCGCCGCCCTGCTGATCCTTCACCTGGACCGCGAGGGGTTGAGCGACACGATCAGGAATGCAGACCTTTCCATCGTCGCCAATGCGGACGCAGCGCAGCAGGTTGTGACCAGCGCCGTTGCCATCAATGCGGCCTTCCTTACGCTCTATTTCTCGCTCACCCTGCTCGTGCTCACGGTCGCCAGCAGCAATCTTGGCGTACGCCTGGTGGATCGCTGGCTGGACAAGGGGCTGGTGCGCGTTTCGCTGGCCGGCCTCGCTTTCACGCTGTTGTTTTCGCTGGGCGCCCTGGGCGCTGTGGATGCTGACGCCCCGTTCGAGGAATTGCCCCTCGGCTTGGTTACGACAACAGTCTTCCTGCAAGGCGTGAACGTCGCCATGCTGACCATTGCGCTGCACGATCTTGGCCGCACGATCTTCGTCGACAGGTCCATCGCCAATCTCGGCGAGGACGCCAAGGCTGGTCCGGTATCGGTAGAAGCGCGCGATCCGGCGGATTTGGACTGGGCGCAAAGGGTCTGCTCGCCGCGCGAAGGCTATGTCGAAGGCAATAACCTCGACCGCTTGGCAAAGCATCTGGACGGACGGGGCGGTATCGTGCGCGTTTGTGCAGCGCCGGGCCAGCACGTGCTTGAGGGCGAAACCCTGCTTCTGCTGGAGCAGGATGTTTCGGGCAGCGTCGACGAAGGAAAATTGCTCGGCTGCGTGCCGGTGGGCGACTTTCGCAGCGACGGGCAGGGCGCGGTCTTCCGCATCCGCCTGCTGGTCGAAATCGCCGCGCGCGCCCTCTCGCCTGCGGTGAACGATTTCTACACCGCGCTCACGGCAGCGGACAGGCTGGGGGCGGCTGTGCTGGGTCAGCGCAAGAACTGGGTCGATCAGGGGCAGGTCGCTGCCTATCGTAACGGCACGCTGTTCGAGCTGCCCGGACAGGATTTTCGCGGACTGTTCGAAGATCCGCTCAACGCTTTCCGGCAGGCCGGCTGCCAGTATCCTTCGGTCTCGATCCGGATGATCAACAATTACGCCCGGATCCGCGATATCGTGCTGGACGATGGCCAGTCCGACCAGTTCGCCGAGTTTCTCGAAAAACTTGCGCGCGAATTGCGCGATCATGCGATGTCGGTCACCGATTATGACGGTGACCGAAAGGATATCGCGGACGCCTTCACCGAAGGGTTTGAAAAAGACGAAACGCATACGAGGGGCACGCCGTGA
- a CDS encoding DUF2254 domain-containing protein, translated as MKAELKFFWARLNANYWFYPALFAGLAVALGLICIWLDRSGFASFLNDVEWLRPARPGSASNLLQVISGSMIAVASTVFSITIVAVSFASGSYGPRLLTNFMEDKGNQLSLATFIGTFVYALVVLRAVRAEDESPSQTADVATALPGFVPQLSLLVAFILMGISVAVLVFFLNHVPSSIRINKVIESIGSRLLREVKDTYPNEGQDDGRLEKPRGCEVKAEKAGYVQLIDYQDLERLARRCECEIVLRVRTGDFLHKGLPILEIANGTCDEDCMAEVNACFTQGPSRTPEQDPQFLIDELAEIALRALSPGINDPFTAVTALHWLGAATAELGCRDLWKNVCESDEEDCPVYPLADDFSHYVQRGFGSIRSAAATSPIACKIMIEVLENAAMTIDAEQRRARLMLEARLLHEQAQIALDGPDRREVEQRFEESQLRLTDPR; from the coding sequence GTGAAGGCCGAACTGAAATTCTTTTGGGCGCGGCTCAATGCCAATTACTGGTTCTATCCCGCGCTGTTCGCAGGCCTGGCCGTCGCGCTGGGGCTGATTTGCATCTGGCTGGATCGCAGCGGCTTTGCTTCCTTCCTCAACGATGTGGAATGGTTGCGGCCTGCGCGCCCAGGTAGCGCATCGAACCTGCTGCAGGTGATATCGGGCAGCATGATCGCGGTAGCATCGACCGTGTTCTCAATCACCATCGTGGCGGTCAGCTTTGCCAGCGGCAGCTATGGGCCGCGCCTGCTGACCAATTTCATGGAAGACAAGGGCAACCAGCTTTCGCTGGCCACCTTTATCGGCACATTTGTTTATGCGCTGGTGGTGCTGCGCGCGGTGCGCGCGGAGGACGAAAGCCCCTCGCAGACGGCGGATGTGGCAACCGCCCTGCCCGGTTTCGTGCCGCAACTCTCATTGCTCGTCGCCTTCATTCTCATGGGGATTTCGGTCGCGGTGCTGGTGTTCTTCCTCAACCACGTGCCCTCCAGCATCCGCATCAACAAGGTCATCGAAAGCATCGGCTCCCGGCTGTTGCGAGAGGTCAAGGATACCTACCCCAATGAGGGGCAAGACGACGGCCGGTTGGAAAAGCCGCGCGGCTGCGAGGTTAAGGCGGAAAAGGCAGGTTATGTCCAGCTGATCGATTACCAGGATCTGGAGCGGCTTGCGAGGCGCTGTGAATGCGAGATCGTGCTGCGCGTGCGCACCGGCGATTTCCTGCACAAGGGCCTGCCTATCCTCGAAATCGCCAATGGCACATGCGACGAAGATTGCATGGCCGAGGTGAACGCATGCTTCACCCAAGGTCCTTCGCGCACACCCGAACAGGACCCGCAATTCCTGATCGACGAGCTGGCCGAAATTGCCCTGCGCGCGCTATCGCCGGGCATCAACGATCCCTTTACCGCGGTCACCGCACTGCACTGGTTGGGGGCCGCAACGGCGGAGCTGGGTTGCCGCGACCTTTGGAAGAATGTGTGCGAAAGCGATGAGGAGGATTGCCCTGTCTATCCGCTGGCGGACGATTTCTCCCACTACGTGCAGCGCGGCTTCGGTTCGATCCGCAGCGCCGCGGCCACCAGCCCGATTGCATGCAAGATCATGATCGAAGTGCTGGAAAACGCGGCGATGACGATCGATGCAGAACAGCGCCGGGCGCGCCTGATGCTGGAAGCGAGACTGTTGCACGAACAGGCACAGATCGCGCTGGACGGTCCCGACCGGCGCGAGGTGGAACAGCGTTTCGAGGAATCCCAGCTCAGGCTGACCGACCCGCGCTGA
- a CDS encoding DUF4230 domain-containing protein encodes MADDLISDEKSRAPRSGIRRGAPWLVVILLAAALAWLAWERWGPREEGDIIATSMVAFERQNALTVFSSRFDVVAESTSTPSVGPLPIDALESRQAMIVPATVEYRLDLSTMDRGDFAWDEAAQRLTVELPPLQVSTPNLNEAEARYFTDGIYVSRDASVSLSRSNSEIAQRRALQFARAPEIMTMARNAAREAVRQNLAIPLSVSGFENVQVDVRFANES; translated from the coding sequence ATGGCAGACGATCTGATATCCGACGAGAAAAGCCGCGCGCCGCGCTCCGGCATCCGCCGCGGGGCGCCCTGGCTGGTGGTGATCCTGCTAGCCGCGGCGCTGGCGTGGCTCGCTTGGGAGCGCTGGGGGCCGCGAGAGGAAGGCGACATCATCGCCACCTCCATGGTCGCTTTCGAGCGGCAGAACGCCCTCACCGTCTTTTCCAGCCGTTTCGATGTGGTGGCGGAAAGCACGAGCACGCCCAGCGTCGGCCCGCTGCCGATAGATGCGCTCGAGTCGCGGCAGGCGATGATCGTGCCGGCGACGGTCGAATACCGGCTGGACCTCTCCACCATGGATCGCGGCGATTTCGCGTGGGATGAAGCAGCCCAGCGCCTGACCGTGGAGCTGCCGCCGCTGCAGGTCTCGACGCCCAACCTCAACGAGGCCGAGGCGCGCTATTTCACCGACGGCATCTATGTCAGCCGCGATGCCTCGGTCTCGCTCAGCCGGTCGAATTCGGAGATTGCCCAGCGCCGCGCCCTGCAATTCGCCCGCGCACCCGAGATCATGACCATGGCCCGCAACGCCGCGCGCGAGGCGGTGCGGCAAAACCTTGCCATCCCGCTTTCGGTGTCGGGCTTCGAGAATGTGCAGGTCGACGTCCGCTTCGCCAATGAAAGCTGA
- the glpK gene encoding glycerol kinase GlpK, with translation MTRANILVLDEGTTSTRAMLFDGEGALHGVAQEELEQFYPASGRVEHDAAEIWNKTLRCAQAMVEKAGGAAQVAAIGITNQRETVVAWDKTTGEPLTRAIVWQDRRTADACAKLKEGGQEDMVRSRTGLLLDPYFSGTKMRWLLENDDAVRAAADAGTLAMGTVESWLVWKLTSGARFISDASNASRTLLYNLEQGEWDEDLLDLFGVPRAVLPDIVDCAGELAETDSALFGNAIPICGMAGDQQAATIGQGCLSPGDTKATYGTGAFILANTGSTVPTSDNRLLSTVLYQLDGERHYAVEGAVFVAGSLIKYLRDTLGLIDDAGETEALARSITDSGGVVIVPALSGLGAPHWRPDARASITGLGFDTGRAHIARAALEAMSHQTHDLALAFAADGAHWTGLKVDGGMSANDWMAQDIADVLGLPVTRPDFVETTALGAAMLAAVGCGMHADLQAAANAMIGSTRTFRPNMNADTRDERVARWEAAIAKV, from the coding sequence ATGACGCGAGCCAACATCCTCGTTCTCGACGAAGGCACTACCAGCACGCGCGCCATGCTGTTCGACGGCGAAGGCGCGCTCCATGGTGTGGCGCAGGAGGAGCTGGAGCAGTTCTATCCCGCCAGCGGCCGGGTGGAGCACGACGCCGCCGAAATCTGGAACAAGACGCTGCGCTGCGCGCAGGCGATGGTCGAGAAGGCTGGCGGGGCCGCACAAGTGGCGGCGATCGGCATCACCAACCAGCGCGAAACCGTGGTGGCGTGGGACAAGACGACAGGCGAGCCGCTGACGCGCGCCATCGTCTGGCAGGATCGGCGCACCGCCGATGCCTGCGCGAAGTTGAAAGAAGGCGGGCAAGAGGACATGGTCCGCAGCCGCACCGGCCTCCTGCTCGATCCCTATTTCTCCGGCACGAAGATGCGTTGGCTGCTGGAAAATGACGACGCGGTGCGCGCCGCTGCCGATGCGGGAACGCTGGCCATGGGCACGGTGGAAAGCTGGCTGGTCTGGAAGCTCACAAGCGGCGCACGTTTCATCAGCGATGCCAGCAATGCGAGCCGCACGCTGCTCTATAATCTGGAACAGGGCGAATGGGACGAGGATTTGCTAGACCTGTTCGGTGTGCCGCGCGCTGTCTTGCCCGATATTGTCGACTGCGCTGGCGAGCTGGCCGAAACCGATAGCGCGCTCTTTGGTAACGCAATCCCGATCTGCGGCATGGCGGGCGACCAGCAGGCGGCGACGATCGGGCAGGGCTGCCTCTCGCCCGGCGATACGAAAGCGACTTATGGCACAGGCGCGTTCATTCTCGCCAATACCGGCTCCACCGTGCCGACATCCGACAACCGGCTGCTCTCCACCGTGCTTTACCAGCTGGACGGCGAGCGACATTACGCCGTGGAAGGCGCGGTGTTCGTGGCGGGGAGCCTCATTAAATATCTGCGCGATACGCTGGGGTTGATCGACGATGCAGGCGAAACCGAAGCGCTGGCCCGTAGCATCACGGATAGCGGCGGCGTGGTGATCGTGCCTGCGCTGTCGGGCCTTGGCGCGCCGCATTGGCGACCCGATGCTCGCGCCAGCATCACCGGTCTCGGCTTCGATACGGGTAGGGCGCATATCGCCCGCGCGGCGCTCGAAGCGATGAGTCACCAGACGCACGACCTCGCGCTGGCCTTCGCAGCCGACGGCGCGCACTGGACCGGTCTGAAGGTGGATGGCGGCATGTCTGCCAATGACTGGATGGCGCAGGACATTGCCGACGTTCTAGGCCTGCCGGTGACGCGGCCGGATTTCGTGGAGACGACCGCGCTCGGCGCGGCGATGCTCGCTGCCGTAGGATGCGGAATGCATGCTGATTTACAGGCAGCTGCGAATGCAATGATTGGCAGCACGCGCACGTTCAGGCCGAACATGAATGCAGACACGCGGGACGAGCGCGTGGCGCGCTGGGAAGCGGCTATCGCGAAGGTCTAG
- a CDS encoding YdcH family protein, with protein MTEDEMRKRLAALRTEHRDLDIAISALSDTGGPDQLQVARLKKRKLLLKDQIAVFEDYLTPDIIA; from the coding sequence ATGACCGAAGACGAAATGCGAAAACGGCTGGCGGCCCTGCGCACCGAGCATCGCGATCTCGACATCGCCATTTCCGCGCTGTCCGATACCGGCGGGCCGGACCAGTTGCAGGTCGCCCGGCTGAAGAAACGCAAGCTCTTGCTGAAAGACCAGATCGCCGTATTCGAGGACTATCTCACCCCGGACATCATAGCCTGA
- the nadA gene encoding quinolinate synthase NadA has product MTDQTAIPAGIDLREEIDRLRKERNAVILAHYYQKPELQDLADFVGDSLELSKKAAETDADVIAFCGVKFMADTAKILSPDKIVVLPDMEAGCSLEDSCPPEKFAAFREAHPDHIALTYINCSTEVKALSDVIVTSSSAETILQQIPKDQPIIFGPDRHLGGYLNRKFDREMLLWPGVCIVHEAFSERELLKLKAEHPDAPIAAHPECPPHIIDHADHVGSTSSILQYAKTFPGDTLIVATEPHIIHQMEKALPEKTFLGAPGADGNCNCNICPYMALNNMEKLYLCLRGLEPRIEIEESLRVKAKASLDKMLEMASGTIGKGDLGPASA; this is encoded by the coding sequence ATGACCGACCAGACCGCCATTCCCGCCGGGATCGACCTGCGCGAAGAGATCGACCGGCTGCGCAAGGAGCGCAATGCCGTGATCCTTGCGCATTATTACCAGAAGCCCGAATTGCAGGATCTGGCCGATTTCGTCGGCGACAGTCTGGAACTGTCTAAGAAGGCCGCCGAAACCGATGCGGATGTCATCGCCTTTTGCGGCGTCAAGTTCATGGCCGACACCGCCAAGATCCTCAGCCCCGACAAGATCGTGGTGCTGCCAGACATGGAAGCGGGTTGCAGCCTGGAAGACAGCTGCCCTCCGGAGAAATTCGCCGCTTTCCGAGAGGCGCATCCCGACCATATCGCGCTGACCTACATCAATTGCTCGACCGAGGTGAAAGCCCTGTCGGATGTGATTGTGACCAGTTCCAGCGCGGAAACGATCCTGCAGCAGATTCCCAAGGACCAGCCGATCATCTTCGGTCCGGACCGCCACCTTGGCGGCTATCTCAACCGCAAGTTCGACCGCGAGATGCTGCTATGGCCGGGCGTATGCATCGTGCATGAGGCGTTTAGCGAGCGTGAATTGCTCAAGCTGAAAGCCGAGCATCCCGATGCGCCGATCGCTGCGCACCCCGAATGTCCGCCGCATATCATCGACCATGCCGACCATGTCGGCTCCACCAGTTCCATCCTGCAATACGCCAAGACCTTCCCCGGCGACACGCTGATCGTGGCGACCGAGCCGCATATCATCCACCAGATGGAAAAGGCGTTGCCGGAGAAGACCTTCCTCGGCGCGCCGGGCGCGGACGGGAACTGCAACTGCAATATCTGCCCGTATATGGCGCTCAACAACATGGAGAAACTCTATCTCTGCCTGCGCGGTCTGGAACCGCGGATCGAGATCGAGGAAAGCCTGCGGGTGAAAGCCAAGGCCAGCCTCGACAAGATGCTGGAAATGGCGAGCGGCACAATTGGCAAGGGTGATCTTGGGCCGGCCAGCGCCTAA
- a CDS encoding DUF1465 family protein: protein MTDMPHTATISPSIIETLYEDALVLADEARAAFDLGESVGGLGEDASMMRMAMSCEALRTTTRMMHAIAWLLNQKAYFSGEMTEFQLRHHGRLPPAQAAPEAAQMRLLPHYVADLVERSVAFYARVERLDKAWRASFALQPAAVHRLRERLGCAFAG from the coding sequence ATGACCGACATGCCCCACACCGCGACGATTTCCCCCTCCATCATCGAGACGCTGTATGAAGACGCGCTTGTCCTTGCCGACGAGGCGCGCGCCGCGTTCGACCTGGGCGAGAGCGTGGGCGGATTGGGCGAGGATGCCAGCATGATGCGCATGGCGATGAGCTGCGAGGCATTGCGCACGACGACGCGCATGATGCATGCGATTGCCTGGCTGCTGAACCAGAAAGCCTATTTCTCCGGTGAAATGACCGAGTTCCAGCTGCGCCATCATGGCCGTCTTCCACCTGCCCAAGCAGCCCCGGAGGCTGCGCAGATGCGGCTGCTGCCGCACTACGTCGCGGACCTGGTTGAGCGGTCGGTGGCGTTTTACGCCCGTGTCGAGAGGCTGGACAAGGCATGGCGCGCCAGCTTCGCGCTGCAACCGGCTGCGGTGCATCGCCTGCGCGAACGGCTCGGCTGCGCCTTTGCCGGTTGA